A region of the Zymomonas mobilis subsp. mobilis ATCC 10988 genome:
ATTGGTAATAGAGCTATCATTTAGACTGTTTGTTGGTAGGAATGATATTTTTATTCTTTATTGAAGAAATATTATTATTCATAAAATCTGGTCTTTTTTGCAGGGATGAGTCTGCTATGGGGTAATAAAAATTAAGGCATTATTCTTTTACTCTAGCCGAGATTAAAAGACCTTAAAGAAGCCGTATAAAAAGGAAATCCGCCAAAAAAATAAAATATTTTCTGTCGGGCGGCGGCTTGTTTTCATTTATCGGTTTTAAGCTGTTTTTTCAGGATTAAAAATTTATCCAATATCCAATTTAGCTTTGCCATTGCTCTAAAATCTTCTGAATAAAGAGAATAGTCCTTTTATCGAGGTCTCTCAGATTAGGCTATCCTTGCCTATCCTTAAAAAGAGATAATCACCCTAAAATATCTTAGGCGCCTTTTCTGATTTAGATTTGGCCGCCGGATTGATCGAATATCATTTCAATATAAAATCCTGCAAATCCTGCAAATCCTGCTTAGGTAATTTTTAAAATAAATTTATGTTTAAAATATATTGTTGTTTCCTATTTTGGTGGTATTGTTAATATTATATTCTGTTTCGAATAGAAAAATAGTTATTTGATGCCCAAAAATCGAGCTATCGGGGAATAACATTGAAGCGTAAAATGTTTGGCGTGACAGCCATCATTGTTATCGTTGTGGCTCTCCTTTTTTGGAGTGGTTACCATGCTTCAACACCGACTGTTTCGGGACGAAAGGTGACGGATAGTCGCGGCCATCAGGTCGTTATTCCAGATCACCCCCAGCATTTTGCCGATTTGTGGTATCCAATAGACGAAGTAATGGTGATGTTGGGTGCCAGCGATAAAATCACCGTGACTGTTGGGAATAAGCCGCTTTTACCTTGGCTATTCCATATGGCTCCCGATCTTAAAAAAGCCATCGCGATTAAAGGCCTTGTCCCGAATGTCGAAACCTTGAAAGCTGCCCATATAGATATTGCGATTACATCAAGTAACTCACCCGCGACCCCGATTGTTGAAAGATCCGGTATTCCCGTCATCGAGGCCGGTTTTACGGATACAGCCTCTCTTCAAAAGTCGATTTCTTTATTGGCAGAAATGGTGAATACCGACGATGCCCGAAAAGCTGCCCAAGATTATACGAACCAGTTGCAACAGGTTGTTGCCTCTGTCAGTTCAAAAACCAATTCTTTAGCGGTAACCGATCGTCCCCGCGTGTTGCATATCCAGTCTTTATCACCGTTACAGGTGGATGGTGACAAAAGCATTATCAATGAATGGATTACGGTTGCAGGTGGCCGCAACGCCGCCGAGGCGATTACGGGCAATAAAAAGATCATTTCATCCGAGCAATTAGCCCAGTGGAATCCTGATATCATTATTTTGGGACGGTCATGTCGTGACCGTCCGAAGAAGGATGGCTCACCGCTTTCTTCAGTTTGGTATGATTTACGAGCAGTGAAAGAAGGAAGGGTTTATCGTAATCCGGCGGGTGCCTTTGCATGGGATCGTTACGGTTTGGAATATCCGCTGCAACTGCAATGGGCTGCCCAGCTATTCCATCCTGCGCTTTTCCCATCTTTGGATATTCGCCAAGAAACAACAAATTTTTATAAGCGCTATCTCCATTATACGCCTAGCCATGAAGAGGTGGAGGCTATTCTGGCGGCTTTACCGCCGAAGGATGCCTAGAAAGACATGCGGTTTCGCCATAGCCCTTTTCTAAGCCTTTCCTGTCTTGGGCTATGTTTTGCTTTGGCGGTATTTTCTCTTTTTATCGGTCGGTTTTCCTTTTCTCCTACCGAATTATGGCAAAGCTTTTCCTATCTTGGGCAAACAGCGTCATCCAGCCGAATGGAAACAATCCATTCTATTCTCTGGCAATCCCGATTACCGCGTATTTTAGCAGCCCTTTGCGTCGGTGCCGCCCTTTCAACCTCGGGGGCTGCCTATCAGGCTATTTTCAGAAATCCGCTGGTTTCTCCCGGATTATTGGGTGTTTTGGCAGGTTCTGGTTTTGGGGCAGCTTTATCGATTATCGTCGGTTTTAATCCGGTGTTGACCCAGATTTGTGCTTTCTTAGGTGGTATCTCTGCGGTCTTAATTTCGATTTTAGTCCAAAGAATATTAGGACAAAATTCGGTTTTAATTCTTATTTTCGGCGGCCTGATTAGTGCGGCTTTTTTTACGGCACTCTTATCTATCCTGAAATATATTGCCGATCCCGAAAGCCAATTACCCGATATTGTTTTTTGGTTATTGGGTAGCCTGACACAAATCAGTTCAACCCAGCTTGCGATGGTTTTTCTTCCAGTGGCAGGCGGTATTCTAGGGTTATCCTTTGCCGGAAGGCTACTGGATGCGCTGTCTATGGGGGATGATGAGGCCTGCACCCTTGGGGTGTCTGTGCATTATATCCGCTATTCTGTCATTGCGGTGGCGACAATGTTAGCGGCGTTAACCGTGTCGATGGCCGGTATGATTGGTTGGGTTGGTTTGGTTGTTCCGCATATTGCCCGCGTGATGGGCGGCACAAGCAATCAAAGAGTTATCAATCTGAGCGCGATTATCGGGGCGATTTTCTTGCTGCTATCGGATGATCTGGCGCGTTGCCTTTCCCCTGAAGAAATACCGGTCGGCATTATTACTGATCTGGTAGGGTGTCTGTTATTTTTATGGGTTCTGGCTTCTTCGCGGGAAATATCCCTATGACCCTGCTACAGGCTAGAAATCTTCGCTATCGGCGGCAAAAAACTGTTATTTTAGATGATATTAGCCTTTCTTTTCACCAAGGCGAATTGACAGCTTTACTCGGCATCAATGGTGCCGGAAAATCGACTTTATTGCGCCTGTTATTAGGGTTGATGCCGCCGGATGAAGGTAACATTTTCCTTCAAAATAAACCGTTGAAAGCGATCAGCCGGAAAACGATCGCGCGCCATATTGCCTATGTTCCGCAAGAACATAAGGCTATTTTCCCCTATACAGTAGAAGAGGTCGTCTCGCTTGGCAGGCTGCCTTATATTGCTTTTGGGCAAAATCTGTCTCTCTCCGATAAACAGGCGGTGAAGCAGGCTTTGGATTATCTCAATATCGCGTCTTTATCCGCGCGCCCTTATACCGAGCTTTCTGGGGGTGAAAGGCAAAGTGTCCTTTTAGCACGGGCTTTGGCGCAAGGCGCGTCTATTCTGGTTTTGGATGAACCGGAAACCGGTCTTGATTTCGGGCAACAGCTTCGCTTGGCCGTTTTGCTCCAAAGACTTGCGGACGAAGGCTATTGTATAGTGGCAACGACACATGACCCTTTGCGAGCGCGCCAGATATTTTCGCGGGCTATCTTGTTACAACAGGGACGGATTATTGCAGATGGTGCGCCAAAATCGGTTTTAACCCGATCAGCGATAGAAGCCCTCTATAATATTGATGAAAATATCGCTTTGTCATGGGAATCGGTTGAGTAAAGGATGTCTTATCAGGGCTTTTTTATTTTTCTTGGCGATCGGGAATAGCGTTCAATCTAAAAATCTTGCTGTCCAATAGCCGATGCCCGCTATAAACGGATGACGAAAACCCACAAATGAGGAGATTTTATTATGGCGAAGAAGCCGAAAAAGCAGAAATGGGATTGGGAAGAAGATAACGACACGGTTACTTCCGAAGAAGATAGCGATCAGCCGGCCGTTAAAGACAGCAATGGCACCCCGCTTGCGAATGGCGACAGTGTTCTGTTGATTAAAGATTTGAAAGTCAAAGGGGCAGGGCAAACGCTGAAACGCGGAACGGTTATCAAAAATATCCGTCTGACCTCTGATCCTGAAGAAATCGATTGCCGCACATCGGATATTAAGGGGTTAGTGCTTAGAACCGAATTTGTTCGCAAGCGTTAATCTTTCCAGTCAGGCTAGGCCTGCTCTCGTAAGATGATGAAGAATAGCCGCGAATTGTTTTCGGAAGTATTTTTGAAAATAATTTGGCGGTTATCTTCCTTTGAAATGTGACCGGAAACGATAAAGAGGATGTCTCAATGGTCGAGAAAAAAGAAATCATCAAGGTCGGTCTGATTGGCTATGGTTATGTTGGGAAAACCTTTCATGCGCCCTTTATTGATGCCGTCGAGGGGTTAGAACTTTCTGCGATTGTTTCCAGCCATCCTGAAACGGTCAGAGAAGACTGGCCGGATATGGCGGTTTATCCCGATATTGATATTATGTTGAGCAATAGTAACGTTGATCTGGTTGTTATTGCGACGCCGAATGATACCCATAAGCCCTTGGCTGAACGGGCTTTGTTAGCTGGCCGACATGTGGTGGTGGATAAACCTTTTACCCTGACAACAGAAGATGCCCGTTATCTGGCGGCCTTGGCTGAAAAAGAAAAGAAATTATTATCGGTTTTCCAAAATCGCCGTTGGGACAGCGATTTCTTGGGTGTTAAACAGGCGATTGAAAAAGACTTGCTGGGTGATATTGCCCAATTTGAATCCCATCTAGACAGATTCCGCCCCGTTGTTCGCCAAAGATGGCGAGAAGAAGCCGTAGCAGGCGGCGGCCTTTGGTATGATTTGGCACCGCATATGGTCGATCAGGCTTTGGATATTTTCGGATTGCCGGATAATGTTCAGGCCAGCTTTGCTGCCCAGCGTTCTGGTGCAAAAACGACAGATTGGGTGCATGTCATTCTGTCTTATGGTGAAAAACGGGTCATTTTACAGGGAAGCATGTTGGTGGCTGGTGGAACCGCTCGTTTTACCCTGCATGGCGAAAAAGGCAGCTTGATAAAGCGCTATCCTGATCCGCAGGAAGCGCAGCTTCGTTCAGGAATGAAGCCATTGGATAAAGATTGGGGCAAGGATGCTGACCCGATTTTGTTCTGGGATGCTGACGGAAAATCTTCTTCTTATCCAACGCCTTCAGGTGACCAAACGCAATATTACCGTGAAATTTACGAAGCCCTGACGGGTTCAGCCTCTAATCCGGTAACGCCGATACAGGCTATTGCCGTTATGGCTGTGATTGAAGCTGCCATTTTGTCGAACCAGTCGGGTGAAAGAATTGCCCCTGATTTGACCAATGCTGAAAAACAGGCTTTTGAGAAAAAATAGATTTTATTCTTGGGGAGAGGAAAGGGAGAATCATCCGGCCTCTCCTCGATCATAAAATTGGGGATGATTTTATAATTTTACTATTCTGTTTTTTCTTTTTTCGGTAATAAAAAGAGAGCCTCAATGTAAAATTGAATAAAAAATAAACCCTTGTTTTTTATAATAAAAAACAAATTTTTTAGCATTTTTAATTATTAAATTTCATTTTTAACTTGAAAAATCTTGCAATTTTTCTCAATCGTTGTCTTAATGGATAGCCGAAATAATGCTTGGCGCTTGTTGCAGTACGCCATTCAGGCTATAATTTCCCCAATAGTAAATATGGATATTGGATTATGAATGCAGCTGATAATTTAACTGTTTCGGCACCACTCTTTCGGCAAGTGACCCGCCGCCGTGCGATTGCTTTATCAGCTGTAGCGGCTGGCGTTGCAGCCGCACCTTTTCTGTTCAAGCTTGGGATGGGGGGCGATCTCCGCGAAATTGTCTGGCATGGAACGACTTTAGGCGCGCCTTCGACTATCAAACTCTATCACAAAGATGAAGCGGTTGCCCAAAAGGCGATTGATGCCGCGCGTGAGGAACTGGATCGGCTGGAAGCTATTTTCAGTATTTATCGCGCGGATTCTGTTCTTAGCCGATTAAATACCACGGGGCGCATTGATAAGGCACCTGTTGAATTTATGGATTTGCTGGGTACGGCTTTGAATATTGCCAAATTGACGGATGGTATTTTCGATCCGACGATCCAGCCTTTATGGTCTTTATATTTTAATCATTTTATGCAGGAAAAGCCTGATCCTGCTGGGCCTGCCAAATCGGCTATTCAACAGGCCATGACCAAAATCGGTTGGCAACAGATCAATATTGATACGGCTAATAGAAACGTGGCCTTTGCCCGTCCTGATATGGCGCTGACCCTGAATAGTATCGGGCAGGGTTATATTACTGATCGGGTATCCGATGTTCTGCGGCAACATGGTTTTGATTCTATGTTGGTCGATATGGGCGAGCCGCGCGCTTTGAAATCCCGCCCCGATGGCAAGCCGTGGCATATCGGTATTGCCAATCCGGCCGATCCGTCACAAGCGATTACCGAAGTCAATGTCCGTGACAAATGCGTGGCGACTTCTGGTGGATATGGCACCTTATTCGATGATAATGGTAAATTCACCCATATCATCAACCCAAAAACCGGTTTGACGGCACCCGCTTTGATGGGGGTTTCTGTCATTGCGCCAAACGCCACGATTGGTGACAGCTTGTCCACCGCGATGTTGTTAGTGCCAGCCGAACAACGGCGGCCTTTATTGGTGGCTGGTGGTGGCGACAAAGCCATCTTTGTCACGCCGAATGGCGTCAGTCAGATTATTGAGGCGTAAAAAGATGAGCGACGGTTTTTCAAAACTTTCTCCCGTTTTATCGGATGATTTTACCGGAAATACGGCCAATAATCTTGAAAGTTGTGCAAAAGTCGTCGCCGTTGACAAGGATATTGTCTGGCTGGAACCGGATATTGCCAGCGGTTGCGCGGGCTGTAGCCATTCAGCCGGATGCCTTTCTGCTTTGACGAAAAAAACACCGGCTGAAAGCCGTCGCTTCTCGCTTCCAAATGACCATGATTTTATTTTGGGTGAACAGGTGATCGTTGCGACCTCTGCTCATTTATTGGTTAAAACGGCTTTGTTTTCTTATGGTATGCCTTTGCTGACATTGCTGGTTTTTGCCATTTTTGCCAAATATAGCTTGGGTTTTGGGGATGGCTTGGCGGCACTGGCCAGTTTATTGGGCTTGGCGGTTGGCTTTGCTTGTGTTTGGCTGGGTAACCGCTATTTCACCAAAAGAAGCGGAAACAGCCTTCAATTTGTCCGTCGAGTGGCGGGCTAGCTTCTCTATTTAGAAGCGGCTATTTGTTTTAAAATAATTCAATTTTATATTGTCATTACTGAAAAACCGCAGATACCTTCTAAAGCGCTGCTTTAAATAAGGATATCCGGTTATGAAAACCGCTCTTCTCGTCGTTGATATGCAAATGTTGATGCAGGAAAATATTGATAAAGGGCGTGACTATACAAGTGACAAAATAAAAACCCATATTCCGGCATTGTTATCGGCCTTTCGGGCTGCGGGTAAGCCTGTTTTTCATATACGGCATCAGCAAGACGAAAAAATGTCAGAGATTTATCCCCAGAAAGAAAGCTATCAAGCAATGCCTTGCGCTGAAGCGATCGAAGGGGAAACGGTTTTATATAAAACAACTTCTTCGGCTTTTGCTTCGACTGATTTGACAGATCGCCTTCGCAAGGCAGGCATCTCGCATCTGGTTATTGTCGGAGCCGTCGCGGCTTTTTGTGTAAATTCAACCGTCCGTGCCGGAAAGGATCTCGGCTTTGAGATTGTTGTGGTCAAAGATGCGCTGTTAAGTTTCGATCTTCCTACTTATAATCTGTCGGCTCAACAAATATTGGATATGACTACAGCGATTCTGGCCGCTGCTTTTGCTACTGTTGTTGATACAAAAAGCGCTCTTACAAGTTATATTTGATGCCGACGATTTGAAGATGCCAAGCGCTGGCTTGGTCGCTGTCTATGCGCATGGCGATAGGGGTATTATCCTCTATTTTGTTCGTCTGAAATTGGGCTTTGTCTTATGGGATAAAAAGACAGAGTTATTTCTGTCCTGACTGTTGATTTTTCTAAAATGAGCGATCTTTTTCATAAAAGATGATGCCATTTTCTTTTATGACAGGGGAAAGGGATTCTGTTCTATTTTTTAGAAAAACGGCCTCATCCGATGGCGAATCATTTATTTTAAAATTCTTTTTAAATCTTATATTTTGGAATTTTATTAAAAAAAATATGGAATAATTTAAAATTTATTGTATATTTTTACGAATATAGAACAATATATTTTTTAGGATATCCCATGTTAAAATTAAGCGCCAGAAACCAGATTAAAGGCAAAATAATCAAAATTGCCAAGGGAGCCACCACTTCCCATATTACCTTGGATGCCGCCGGAACCACGCTTATGGCTTCTATTACCAATGAGGCGGTAGAAGACCTGAAATTGGAAGAAGGCAAGTTGGCTGTCGCCGTGATTAAAGCCTCCGATATTATGGTCGGAATCGAAGCATAATAAAGCTGTGCCAGCCCTTTTTGAGAGGGCTGGCATCTCTTCTAAAAAGCGGC
Encoded here:
- a CDS encoding ABC transporter substrate-binding protein: MKRKMFGVTAIIVIVVALLFWSGYHASTPTVSGRKVTDSRGHQVVIPDHPQHFADLWYPIDEVMVMLGASDKITVTVGNKPLLPWLFHMAPDLKKAIAIKGLVPNVETLKAAHIDIAITSSNSPATPIVERSGIPVIEAGFTDTASLQKSISLLAEMVNTDDARKAAQDYTNQLQQVVASVSSKTNSLAVTDRPRVLHIQSLSPLQVDGDKSIINEWITVAGGRNAAEAITGNKKIISSEQLAQWNPDIIILGRSCRDRPKKDGSPLSSVWYDLRAVKEGRVYRNPAGAFAWDRYGLEYPLQLQWAAQLFHPALFPSLDIRQETTNFYKRYLHYTPSHEEVEAILAALPPKDA
- a CDS encoding FecCD family ABC transporter permease; amino-acid sequence: MRFRHSPFLSLSCLGLCFALAVFSLFIGRFSFSPTELWQSFSYLGQTASSSRMETIHSILWQSRLPRILAALCVGAALSTSGAAYQAIFRNPLVSPGLLGVLAGSGFGAALSIIVGFNPVLTQICAFLGGISAVLISILVQRILGQNSVLILIFGGLISAAFFTALLSILKYIADPESQLPDIVFWLLGSLTQISSTQLAMVFLPVAGGILGLSFAGRLLDALSMGDDEACTLGVSVHYIRYSVIAVATMLAALTVSMAGMIGWVGLVVPHIARVMGGTSNQRVINLSAIIGAIFLLLSDDLARCLSPEEIPVGIITDLVGCLLFLWVLASSREISL
- a CDS encoding ABC transporter ATP-binding protein, which translates into the protein MTLLQARNLRYRRQKTVILDDISLSFHQGELTALLGINGAGKSTLLRLLLGLMPPDEGNIFLQNKPLKAISRKTIARHIAYVPQEHKAIFPYTVEEVVSLGRLPYIAFGQNLSLSDKQAVKQALDYLNIASLSARPYTELSGGERQSVLLARALAQGASILVLDEPETGLDFGQQLRLAVLLQRLADEGYCIVATTHDPLRARQIFSRAILLQQGRIIADGAPKSVLTRSAIEALYNIDENIALSWESVE
- a CDS encoding alkylphosphonate utilization protein; the protein is MAKKPKKQKWDWEEDNDTVTSEEDSDQPAVKDSNGTPLANGDSVLLIKDLKVKGAGQTLKRGTVIKNIRLTSDPEEIDCRTSDIKGLVLRTEFVRKR
- a CDS encoding oxidoreductase, producing MVEKKEIIKVGLIGYGYVGKTFHAPFIDAVEGLELSAIVSSHPETVREDWPDMAVYPDIDIMLSNSNVDLVVIATPNDTHKPLAERALLAGRHVVVDKPFTLTTEDARYLAALAEKEKKLLSVFQNRRWDSDFLGVKQAIEKDLLGDIAQFESHLDRFRPVVRQRWREEAVAGGGLWYDLAPHMVDQALDIFGLPDNVQASFAAQRSGAKTTDWVHVILSYGEKRVILQGSMLVAGGTARFTLHGEKGSLIKRYPDPQEAQLRSGMKPLDKDWGKDADPILFWDADGKSSSYPTPSGDQTQYYREIYEALTGSASNPVTPIQAIAVMAVIEAAILSNQSGERIAPDLTNAEKQAFEKK
- a CDS encoding FAD:protein FMN transferase, with amino-acid sequence MNAADNLTVSAPLFRQVTRRRAIALSAVAAGVAAAPFLFKLGMGGDLREIVWHGTTLGAPSTIKLYHKDEAVAQKAIDAAREELDRLEAIFSIYRADSVLSRLNTTGRIDKAPVEFMDLLGTALNIAKLTDGIFDPTIQPLWSLYFNHFMQEKPDPAGPAKSAIQQAMTKIGWQQINIDTANRNVAFARPDMALTLNSIGQGYITDRVSDVLRQHGFDSMLVDMGEPRALKSRPDGKPWHIGIANPADPSQAITEVNVRDKCVATSGGYGTLFDDNGKFTHIINPKTGLTAPALMGVSVIAPNATIGDSLSTAMLLVPAEQRRPLLVAGGGDKAIFVTPNGVSQIIEA
- a CDS encoding SoxR reducing system RseC family protein, whose translation is MSDGFSKLSPVLSDDFTGNTANNLESCAKVVAVDKDIVWLEPDIASGCAGCSHSAGCLSALTKKTPAESRRFSLPNDHDFILGEQVIVATSAHLLVKTALFSYGMPLLTLLVFAIFAKYSLGFGDGLAALASLLGLAVGFACVWLGNRYFTKRSGNSLQFVRRVAG
- a CDS encoding cysteine hydrolase family protein, with amino-acid sequence MKTALLVVDMQMLMQENIDKGRDYTSDKIKTHIPALLSAFRAAGKPVFHIRHQQDEKMSEIYPQKESYQAMPCAEAIEGETVLYKTTSSAFASTDLTDRLRKAGISHLVIVGAVAAFCVNSTVRAGKDLGFEIVVVKDALLSFDLPTYNLSAQQILDMTTAILAAAFATVVDTKSALTSYI
- a CDS encoding TOBE domain-containing protein, with the protein product MLKLSARNQIKGKIIKIAKGATTSHITLDAAGTTLMASITNEAVEDLKLEEGKLAVAVIKASDIMVGIEA